In Silurus meridionalis isolate SWU-2019-XX chromosome 28, ASM1480568v1, whole genome shotgun sequence, the genomic window GTCAGAGAAGCAACCAGCACACTGTATATAGTTCCTCTTTTAGtttcaaataataatttgcatttCAAAGAAAGTAAATTTAGTTTCCAGATACAGGGAGCACTGAACAGTTGAATGTAACACCCATTGAATAGCAgcataaactaataaataaaaataaaatgacattttgcaacccaacatttaaaaacaaaaattgtctTTGACTGTGGCAAAATGAAAAGGTTATAAAAAGTTGGGTTCCACAAAATAATTACCAGGACAAAAGTGCATTTGCTtaatatgattttataaagagtACACCAGAGATAACTTGTGGAATAGAAGATTTATGTCACAGATAAACAGGATAAATTAAGGAGTCACTCAGAGATAGACTGAAGGGAGACATAAAAACAACATACTCAAATATATGCAAAATATTGAGCAGGAAACTAAACAGTGATGTACAAATTATggggaaagaaaacacacctTAAACCAACCAGGAACAAAACCAATATCaacaaatgaatacatttagaaaCTACATGCTTTAAGATGTAAGAGAGAATAATTACCTAAGCATGAAAAAGACTGAACATTTCAAACTATGGAAGGTTGTTTGACAACATACTGGAGTCACTGTATGTACCTTTTTGTATAGTATCAAAAACCGTTTAAGACTAATTTGGTAACATGGCAATAGATGGTGCAAAGTCACAGAGAGCAGCGACCTTCAAAAGACAGTGTGctaaaagacatcgtcctgtgtacatcgggagctgtgcttCTCTCACAAGTTATGTTACGATATCTGCGATTTCATTATGAACAGCAAGCAACTTATGTAAAAatgatgaatatataaataatacagaacTTGtctataaaacttttaaaaccacctatatatatatatatatatatatatatatatatatatatatatatatatatatatatatatatatatatttatttatttatttttgacattaGCAATATGTCacaaaaaacaatgtaatatttgtttaatgtaattatattgTAGAAACCAGTTTCTCCCTTCAGAATGTCAGTCACCTGAAAATATATTGTCCATGTAGACTTGCATTCGTGACAGGATGGAAAGTGTTACATGACAAGGATTTGGTTTGATTTGGATGAAATATATAATAGGCATGTACAATAAGCAGGTCTATTTAGAAAGAGCTACAGGATGCTCCAACTGCTAATTTAGCACATTATATAGACATACTGAATTAACTTTacagaaacacatttttctcaCAGATCCAGGATAATGTAACAAAACACGGAACATTATTCCATTGTTTACCACGTTGATTAGTCTCGATCTTAACACAGcgctcattattattataattatttggtTGCCCTGCATACCAGAACCTGAAATCcagagaatcagaatcagactCTAATCAGTGTTCGTTTGCCTTTAGGTACAGTATACACTAATTGCTAATCAGAGTTAATCACCATAACGAAAACAACTTATTTTGTCTGTCTAATAAGAATATCTACAAAATAGATTTTGATATACATTTTTGAAacaataaagtttttattatagtttttatgGTTGTGTTTCATCCTATCAGATGATTGGAAAACCTGAtgtaaacatacagtataatatcACTTACGCAGTGGTCAGTGGTGAACCGTCCACCCATTTCCAAACCTGCACTGTCTCAATGTCACTCAGACCAATCCAAGCCTCCTTGTTGTTGAGCTGATTAATGATGAACTTCTGCAAATGACatcacaatatactgtataattacatctctctctctctctctctctctctctctctctctctctctctctcactctctcacttgTTCCTCGGCGCTGTTTATGATCACCAGGTCTGCTCCTCTGTTGATGCAGTCCTGTCTGCTCCCAGTCCAGGTTTTTATCCCAGTAAAGATGTAGTAAAAACTGCTGTTAAAATATTTCCATCCCAGTCTGGTATATGTGTCTAAATACATAATTGTACATGTAACAGCAAGCAATATTGTATTTccttctcatttttattttaacctaAATTAACACCAGACTTTATGTATGTGGCATAAATGTGTCTGAATATACAAtggtacatgttttttttttgttgttgttgttgttgttgttgtttttttgttttttttttacaaaacgaTCTCAGTTTTacataagaaaaataaacaaaatggcatCCTGTTCAAGGAAACTGCTAGAAATTGTAAGTTTGCCTTGtaactaaaatatttttcttatttatttatgatttgtgATTTATGAATAACACCCTACAGTTCTGTACATTCTGGCTAATACTTCTGAATCAAGAATTTACCAGCTCTACAGTAAAAGGCCTTGAAAACCACCTGCAAACTGggacataaaaaatgtatgctttCTGATTGCCTTGGTGCTCATTTAAGTATACTGACTAAGTATAAGATTTTCCCACACTTACCTGTCAACATTCTCTGAAGTCTGTCTTTCTCATTCTGTAGCTGGTTCTTTTGGGTTATCAGGTTGCTGTTGTTGGTTTGCAGCTGGTTTCTCTCTATAGCCAGGTTGTTGTaactggtctgtaactggtctctcTCTATAGTCAGGTTATTGTaactggtctgtaactggtctctcTCTATAGTCAGGTTATTGTaactggtctgtaactggtctctcTCTATAGTCAGTTTGTTGTAATTTGTTTGTAACCATCCTATCTCTATAGTCAGATTGTTGTATCTGGACTGTAACTGGTATCTCTCTATAGTCAGATTGTTGTAgctggtctgtaactggtctctctctatagtcaggttgttgtaactggtctgtaactggtctctcTCTTTAGTCAGGTTATTGTAATTGGTTTGTAACTGGTCTGTCTTTACAGTCAGGTTATTGTAACTGGTCTGTAATTGGTCTCTCTCTATAGTCAGATTGTTGTAACTGGTCTGTAAGTGGTCTCTCTCTATCGTCAGGTtgttgtatctggtctgtaaCCTGTCTCTTTCTATAGTCAGATTGTTGTaactggtctgtaactggtctttCTCTATAGTCAGATTGTTGTaactggtctgtaactggtctctTTTCATAGTCAGGTTATTGTAACTTGTCTGGAACTGGTCTCTCTCTATAGTTAGGCTGTTGTaactggtctgtaactggtctctcTCTTTAGTCAGGTTATTGTAACTGGTTTGtaactggtctctctctctattcagATTGTTGTaactggtctgtaactggtctttCACTATAGTCAGGTTTTGTAATTTGTCTGTAACCAGCCTCTCTCTATAGTCAGGTTGTTATATCTGGTTTGTAACTGGTCGCTCTCTTTAGTCAGGTTATTGTAACTGGTTTGTAACTGGTCTCTCTCTATAGTCAGGTTATTGTaactggtctgtaactggtctttCTCTATAGTCAGGTTGTTGTAATTTGTCTGTAACCAGCCTCTCTCTATAGTCAGGTTGTTATATCTGGTTTGTAACTGGTCGCTCTCTTTAGTCAGGTTATTGTAACTGGTTTGtaactggtctctctctctatagtcAGGTTATTGTaactggtctgtaactggtctttCTCTATAGTCAGGTTGTTGTAATTTGTCTGTAACCAGCCTCTCTCTATAGTCAGGTTGTTGTATCTGGTTTGTAACTGGTCGCTCTCTATAGTCAGATTGTTGTAACTGGTCTTtaactggtctctctctctattcagATTGTTGTAACTGGTCTGTAACCGGCCTCTCTCTATAGTCAGGTTGTTAtatctggtctgtaactggtctctctctacagtcaggttgttgtaactggtctgtaactggtctctTTCTATAGTCAGGTTATTGTcactgtatattgtattgttGCATGTGATCCACAGCACTGTGATGGCAGCCAGCAGAAGCACACACagcatcatcacacacactacaatcaCTATGTAACATCTACTCCACTTCTTGCCTTTTCCTACAGTCATAAAAACAGATTTGCTCTAGTATCACTTTACATTCATAAGATAAAATATGAAAGCCTTGGCAGCATTCTGTTTTAGGACAATAATCAGTGGTGGGGTGGGTTTTCTGTTAGCATGCCAAAGTTGATCTTTCAAAAATAATCCGTGGGAATGCTGTCACAAGCTACTGTCAACACTCCttttagagaaaataaatatacactttctgaccaatcagaatcaagaaatCTAAATCTCTGTGGTAGACACTTTGATCTCAATTAGACATAGGAGCTCCTTTTAATGCtatctggtgtttttttttttatgaaactaATTTGTCTCAGTAGGAGCTCTAAGATCAACCATCTTCTTAACCATTTCCATTCATTGGACATAAGAGTACAAATACGAATGTTTTGTATtggaattttatttctttttctgtctgcatTTCTGACTTCTGATAATGTCTTGGGGTGTCCAATATTGTATCTCAGCAGTCAAacatattaattaatacaatatgATAACAtgtactaaaaaaataataaggtaaaatgttaataatgtaaataaacaatcaTATCTATTGTAAAAAACTGTTCAAGactcaaatgaataaatgaaaaataaagtaatcATGAGAACGTTTTTTACCTGGTTGTTGAGTCTTAATGTTGGGATCATTTGTTGGTATTTGAATATGATCTCTAACAGCGTCTGCACTTTCATAGATTTCCACCACCCTCTCGATGTGCTCTCCTCTATCCTCAGTGTATTTCACATTCTCAACAGTCTGAGACATCtctaatcaattaaaaaaaaataataataaaaaaataaaaaataatatatatatatatatatatatatatatatatatatatatatatatatatatatatatatactaattaAATGACTAAATTGGTAAATTATAGGGTATCTGCTCTTCTGTACTCAACTAATCAACACATTTATTGTGTAGGCAGCAAGTACACAGCTTTTAAACTGTAGTGAAATGAAACAGTAAGGTCTGTATAATAGTCATTATCATGTGATGGCCAGAGGGCATTAGTCAAAAAGGCAACCAGCACAATGTATGTAGTCCTACTgtggttttaaataataatttgcatctcacaaaaataaattttgttaCCAGACTACAGTCCAATGTATAGCCTCTTGTATAAACCTAACCTAAACCAAAAATTActgaataatttaaaataaaaatgttgcaaTCCATTAgttaaaaactaaacaattttaacaaaacaaaatattaaaagagTTGTGTTCCATTAAACAATCACCAGGTCACAAGTGCATGTGCTTGATATGGCTTTTATTAAGAGTACACCAGATGTAATTGTAAATTTATAAAAGGTTCAGGTTACAGAAACACTGAGTAAAGTAACAGTCACAATCATAATTAAAAAGCACCCAAGAAACTGATTAGAGGAAGGCCAGGACTATGAGATGACACCATTTGCAGCACCTCATTAACTGAAAGAAAGCAATGGGCTcgaatatacactgtatggactaaagtattgagacacctgactttttgaAAAACTGTTACAACACAGTTCAAGGGATGCAACTGTATAGAAAGTCTTTAGATgcaacaaaatgtaataaaatgggGAAGACCCTGGAAATTCTCCAGGAAAAGGCTGTCAAGATTCAGAGTATTTTCTGGGTAATGCTCCCACCCAGGACTTGttactgtatgtataaatagctctactttaattactttttttactttaaaaaaaaaaaattttatgctggtttgtttgctttgtttttccaaacatcTGTTCAGTAAATCGTGTTTTTCTTTTGGACATTTTGTATCGTAGCTTTCTGTGTAATCTAGCCTTTAAGTTTTGTTTTCCATAAGTTCTTTTTTCCTGTTCCTGATTTCTTGATTTTTCATTGCTATTaggttaaatgtgtttttgtccCATGTTTGCCTTCCTTCCCAAACACCCTCCCCCACAAAGAGCATTCTGGCTCAGCTGAGCATGTCACTTTATTCCAACGCTAACTGCTTCTACCTGGGATTCGTTTCAGTGTGTATAAACAGCTCTCCCTTTATGTCCTTTTGCCGGTTTGTCTGCTTTGTTTTCCCTAATGTTTTTCAATCAAGTGCAGCAGTTTTACATTTAAGGGCCCATGAGTGAACAGTTAATGTCAACAATTATGGAACTGAATGGACATTAGATGTCACCAGATAAGGATGGTTTCCATTtaaagtctggttcctcataTGATCTAAAAGTTTTTTCTTGCGACTGTCACCattggctcgctcattagggatgaaTTTATAAGAACCGAATTatccatttaaaatgaatatttatgatctatttgtttctgtaaagctgttatgtgacagtccattttaaaagtgctatttaattaaattaaattgaagtgAATTAACTGCccatttttcaattaaaattaattaatataaaattattacatatactgtatctcCTCTACAACAATTTGGGCTCATTGAATGTTCTAGGAATTAAAAACACTTAAATATCAATAGAATCCAAATTATGGCCAAAATAACTTTCATAAACATGacacaattaattattttatattgtatctTTTACAtgctacaaaaacaaacaaaaaagcttaTCATGAAAATATGCTACTAAATCAAACATTTACCATGAACAAATTTATATAGAAACAGTCGTGACTGAACTTCAAGTGAGCTTTGTGGGTAGCAGGTGAGCATGCAAAGAACCATCACAAGAACATATTTCATTAACAAAAACTTTCAATAGTTTATTCATTCACAGaaattttttaaagcaaagCCATTAGCAGCTTGTAGTTAAAATTGAAGCAAAATAAATTTTCACCATACAATATCAGAACTTAAAGAAGATAAGATAATGGCATTGCCCCACACATAATGGGCAAATGAGATAAGCTGAGTTGACCTGCTGACCATacaacattttctttcacattttgttGAATGGTCATTAAAAGAAATGGCAAGATTGTCAATGTAAATGTGGTTTAGAAAGATCTAATTAGAATTGCTACAGGATGCTCTGAATGCTAATTCATCacaatattttacacatacTGAATTAACTGTACAGAGACACATTTTTCTCACAGATCCAGGATAATGTAGAAGAACACGGAACATTATTCCATTGTTTACCACGTAGATCAGTCTCAATCTTAACACAGCGCTCATCGTTAATATTATTTGGTTCCCCTTCATACCAGAAcctgaaaaacagaaaatctgAATCAGACTCTGATCAGTGTTCATTTGCCTTTAAATATGCACCTTTAACACAACtcttaataaatgttatttatcatAAGAACAACCTATTTAGTCTgtctaataataatgaaaataaactgaTTGTGTTATCAAGGCTTAATCCAAGGCCAAGATATTATGGTTGTGTTTCAGTTCCTATCAGATGGTGGGAAAACCTGctaataaacatacagtataataaatcaCTTACGCAGTGGTCAGTGGTGAACCGTCCACCCATTTCCAAACCTGCAGTGTCTCAATGTCACTCAGACCAATCCAAGCCTCCTTGTTGTTGAGCTGATTAACGATGAACTCCTGCAAATGACatcacaatatactgtataattacatctctctctctctctctctctctctctctctctctctctctctctctctctctctctcacctcttcCTCTGGGCTGTTTATGATCACCAGGTCTGCTCCTCTGTCAATGCAGTCCTGTCTGCTTCTAGTCCAATCTTTGTTTTCAGTAGAGATGGAGTAAAAACTCCAGTTGGAATATTTCCATTCCAGACTGGTATATGTGTCTAAATACACAGTGGGACATGTTACAGCATGGAACAATATATTGTCTTTTTTACATGCGAACACCAGACAACACATTTTACATAACATCCTGTAACTGTAActgattactttttaaatagCATCATTAAGGgtttttcagcatttttaacaactgcggttttaatttattacactGTTAAATGAgttctttaattaatttttttaatttttaattttatttaaaaaattttatttgttcaccATTCGGGAAGTTTTAGCTgcatcaaaacgctttgggaacgcccctgcgttgtccatgctctgaaccacgtgtgaaatctggccaataggcaagatGTGTGGGGGGGAACACACAGtggatgtgttgtttgcttagcttaggagcatgCTTAGTCGGCTCTAGAGAGAATCGGCTAAtagcattttagccgtgtggcAATGCGCTCCCAGCTGCTGGCCAAGCTCCCGTTCCCTGGGGAGAGCGCTCGTTCTGCAGTTCCTTCTCCCGGTGCTTGTAACGCGGTGCTCCATATTTCTTTCTCTGGACTTTTCTCTGGTGAGAAAAATTTCGGAGAGCGCTCTCAGAGGAGCGCAATCTCCCTCGAGGCTCTGTCCCGCTTTGCCGAGGCTAGCGGCGTCAGCGGTCGTGTGGCTAGCAGGACGATCTGGCAGAAGGCGTGGAGTCGGACAGGTCCTCTCCAGCCTCCCCTGCCGGGTTGAGCGCCTGCTCATCAAGGAAGCATGCATGCGAGCGGCGCGGtgttacatctctctctctccgaggagaatgagatgatggatgctagcgagctcgtggactcctcacagcctgtgctgtaagAGAAGCTTCTCGAGGTCGTGACacgtgtcacagcctcagccCCTTCCCCTACCTGCACACCCAGGTGTCCGGATCCTGGAAGACCCGTTTGCGGCACGCGCTTTTCCCAGTGTTCTCGCTGTGCGCTAATGTAGTTGGGGCTAAGTAGTGCGACTACGAGACAATGCCGCGCGTGATAGGCTGCGGGTTGCctccacacgatgagtgtgttgcaggcataccaggctggcctgctatgaGAGATGGTAAGGGCTCCCTTCTGAGTGCCACGGTGGCCCCTCCTGGCCTGATCTGGTGACGCTGTAGGTAAGGGCGATAGCTCAGGAGACTGCTCACTTACAGGGAAGTACCACTGAAATTCTCCCTGTTTACAGCCCCTGGCCAGGAGATACAGAACCGACTGTGTCCGACAAATCCATGTAGGAAGTTGAAGCAGCTTTTCGTCTGCAATGGCCCTAATAGGAAGGTTTCCTACCCAATAAGCAGACCTTAAGCAGGTGGGTAGTGGATGCCATCCTTTCAGCTTacaagtcctctggtctccccgctccgcTCGGGGTCAGGGCTCACTCCACCTgcagtgtggcggcctctacggcctggtctgctggagtgcttattggccagattttaaaCGTGGTTCAAAGCG contains:
- the LOC124381171 gene encoding LOW QUALITY PROTEIN: girdin-like (The sequence of the model RefSeq protein was modified relative to this genomic sequence to represent the inferred CDS: deleted 2 bases in 1 codon) — protein: MSQTVENVKYTEDRGEHIERVVEIYESADAVRDHIQIPTNDPNIKTQQPVLWITCNNTIYSDNNLTIERDQLQTSYNNLTVERDQLQTRYNNLTIERGRLQTSYNNLNRERDQLKTSYNNLTIESDQLQTRYNNLTIERGWLQTNYNNLTIEKDQLQTSYNNLTIEREQLQTSYNNLTKESDQLQTRYNNLTIERGWLQTNYNNLTIEKDQLQTSYNNLTIERDQLQTSYNNLTKESDQLQTRYNNLTIERGWLQTNYKT
- the LOC124381394 gene encoding C-type lectin domain family 4 member M-like; the protein is TIVKDQLQTSYNNLNRERDQLQTSYNNLTKERDQLQTSYNSLTIERDQFQTSYNNLTMKRDQLQTSYNNLTIEKDQLQTSYNNLTIERDRLQTRYNNLTIERDHLQTSYNNLTIERDQLQTSYNNLTVKTDQLQTNYNNLTKERDQLQTSYNNLTIERDQLQTSYNNLTIERYQLQSRYNNLTIEIGWLQTNYNKLTIERDQLQTSYNNLTIERDQLQTSYNNLTIERDQLQTSYNNLAIERNQLQTNNSNLITQKNQLQNEKDRLQRMLTDTYTRLGWKYFNSSFYYIFTGIKTWTGSRQDCINRGADLVIINSAEEQKFIINQLNNKEAWIGLSDIETVQVWKWVDGSPLTTAFWYAGQPNNYNNNERCVKIETNQRGKQWNNVPCFVTLSWICEKNVFL